A stretch of DNA from Nitrospira sp. KM1:
TATCATCGTGCCAAGCGACTGAGCGATCTTTTTGGATGCGATCCATTTCCCCGGTTCTCTCACCTGCTCGCCGGCGCGAGGCACGACCTGCCACCGAGCGCTCGCGTAGATACAGATTTCCTCCCATGTCTTCGGCCTGCCGTCGCTGACATTGTAGACGTCGCCGCGCCTTGCCAGTTGCAAGGCGGCCAGACAGATTCGCGCCAAGTCCTCCACGTGAATCAAGTTCACGTATTTTCGTGAGCGTCCGATCCGTCCAGTCCTAAGCCAGTCGAGCGGATTCCTTCCTGGTCCGTAAATTCCTGCGATCCGAAGCACGACGGCACCGCATTCTTCGCGAAGAAATTCCTCGCCGGCCACGCGAGGCTTACTCCGGTCGATTGGCGACAGTTCGTCGGTCCACGGCGGCGGATACGCGTCCGATTGTCCGACATCATACGCCGAGGTGCTCGCAAGGACGACCAGACGGCGCGAAGAGACTCCAAGAGCCGCAGCGCATTGCTTGACCGCTGCGAGAGGAGTCGCGGGAAAAGACCAGAGGATGTCTCCTTTGACCGGAATCCCGGCCCATGTTCCGGGACGTTCGAGGTCAAACGTCAGGCGATGGGCGCCAGTCATCTGAGGAAAAGCTCGATCTGGCCGGCGGCTGGTCACATAGATAGCCGAATACCTCTGCGCCGCCAAGGGAAGGACATAGCCTGCGGTATATCCGGCGCCAAGCATGACGATCGTGGAAGACATGATAACGCCAATGGTCTGATTACAGCGTAAACGTGTAACGATGACTACTTAATGGCGGAACCTGGACGCTCAAGATTATAATGCCCTACCTTGAATCAATCGCGAGGGCCTATGAACATCACGGCTCATCATCGTCTCTTTCTCCTTTTCATCACCTGCACGTTCGGCGTCGGCTGCAGCAGCGGCGGCGGTGACGGCAATGGCGGCTCCGGCGGTGGCAGCTCACTCGCGGTCGGCACGACTGCTGCCAATTTCGGCGTGATCGGGAATACCTACACCTCGACGCTCACCGCCGTCAACGGCACGGCCCCATTCACGTGGTCGATAACCGGAGGAAGCCTGCCCGCGGGATTATCGTTGAACCCTTCGACGGGTGTCATGACAGGGATGCCTGCCGCAGCGGGCAATACAACCGTGACAATACGGGTCGTCGACAGCGCCGGCAACTCGGCGACAGGCCCGCTGCTCGTTGCTGTTTATACGAGAACCGGCCGTGTCTCCGTGGACGGAAACGGTGCCCCGGGCAATGGAATCAGTTCGAGCCCATCGTTGAATGCCGACGGGAGCCTGGTGGGATTTTCCTCGCAATCGACCAATCTCGTCCCCGGCGTCAATGGAGCGCAGGTCTATGTGCATAATCGGCAGACTGGTCAAATGGAGTTGATCTCACGTGACAATGGCGCAGCGGTCGTCGTACAGGGCAACGGGGCAAGTAGCGCCCCTGTAATAAGTGCCAATGGACAGTTTGTCGTGTTCGTGTCCCAGGCCACCAATCTCCTGGGGCCAGGGACCCCTTCAATCTCATCTGGACAGCAGATTTACGTCAGGGACCGTCAAAATGGCGTGACCACTCTGGTATCGGTCGACAATGCTGCGGTCCCCAATCCTGGCAACGGTCTCAGCAGCGCGCCGGCGATTAGCTCCGACGGTCGTTTTGTCGCGTTCGTATCGCAAGCGACCAACCTATTGTCGCCCGGCACATCGACGATCCCCTCAGGACAGCAGGTGTATGTCAGAGACCGCCAAAACGGCCTTACGACTCTCGTCTCCGTGGAGAATGCCACGATCTCGAATCCAGGAAACGGTGTGAGTAGCGCACCCGTTATCAGCGCAGATGGGCAGTTTGTTGCGTTTGCCTCGCTGGCCTCGAATCTCCTTCCTGCCGGCATACCAGTCGGAGTCAACCAGCAGATCTATCTTCGAGACCGGCAGGGGAATCAGACCAGTCTGGTCTCGGTCGACAATAATAGTCCTCCCAATGCCGGCAACGGCGTCAGTCACGCGCCCTCGATCAATGGTGATGGTACCATCATCGCGTTCGATTCACTGGCCACCAACCTGCTGGCGCCCGGCAATCCATCGATCACCGGGCAGCAGGTGTACATCCGGAATCGGTCATTGAACCAGACCAATTTGGTGTCCGCTGACAACAATGTCGTGGCGCTCTCAGGAAACGGCACGAGTCAGTCTGCCTCCGTCAGCTCGGACGGCCGCTATGTCGCATTCGCTTCCGTATCGACCAATCTCCTGGCTCCAGCCGTTTCTTCAACCTCGGGCCAACAGGTGTTCGTCCGCGATCGACAGTTCAGCTTGACGACCATGGGATCCCAGGACAATTCCAGCACCACGAGTGCAGGGAACGCGCCCAGCAACAGTCCGGCCATGAATGGCAACGGCGGCTTCGTTGCCTTCGCTTCGCAGGCTTCCAATCTGGTCACTGTCCCTCCGATATCGCAGGCAGATCTGTACGTGAGGGCCATACCCTAGTATCTGGAGGTGAGGCGCTTCGCATGGTAGCATCACTGAACCATGCCGCTTTCGCCGTTTCATCCCCTCATCGCAGAGTGGTTTCGGGCTTCGGTGGGAACACCCACCGATGTACAGGCTCAGGCTTGGCCTGCCATTCGATCGGGTGCCGACGCCTTGATCGCCGCTCCAACCGGCTCCGGTAAGACCTTCGCGGCGTTCCTCTCCTGCATCGACCATCTGCTCAAACAGGCATTGGATTGTGAACTGCAAGATCAGACACAGGTCCTCTACGTTTCGCCGCTGAAAGCACTCAGTAACGATGTGCAGAAAAACCTGCAACGGCCATTGATGGAGATCGGCCAAGCGGCATTGCAGGCCGGATTACTATTGCCCGATCTCCGCGTGCTGGTCCGCACTGGCGACACGCCCATGGCTGACCGCCAGCAGATGCTTCGCCGGCCCCCCCACATTTTGGTCACGACTCCGGAATCGCTTTTTATCTTGTTGACCGCGGACAAGAGCCGGCGCCTGCTCCAGACTGTGCGGGCGGTAATCATCGACGAGATTCATGCGGTGGCTCCCAACAAACGAGGCGCCCATTTGGCGTTGTCGCTGGAACGGCTGGAGGCATTGACCCTGACGAAACCGCAGCGCATCGGATTGTCGGCGACGCAACGCCCGATCGAAGCCGTCGCCCGGTTTCTCGTGGGAGCCCGGCCATTGCCCAGGGTGATTGATGTCGGCCACAAGCGGGAGATGGATCTCGCGGTGGAAACGCCGAAGGACGAACTGAGCGCCATCGCGACGAATGCCATCTGGGCCGACATTTACGATCGTCTCGCGGAGCTCGTCCGTGAGCACCGCTCGACGCTGGTGTTCGTGAACACGCGGCGCCTCGCCGAGCGGGTGTCGCATCATCTCGAGGAGCGATTGACCGACCTTGGCTCCGATGCCGTCGCGGCGCATCACGGAAGCTTGTCACGGCAGATCCGGCTGTCGGCGGAGGAGCGCCTGAAGAGCGGGAAAACGCGCGTGGTGGTCGCTACGGCCTCGCTTGAACTTGGGATCGATATCGGCGCCGTGGATCTCGTCTGTCAGATCGGTTCCCCCAGGGCCATCTCGACGGGTCTTCAACGAATCGGGCGAGCCGGACATTGGATCAAGGCCGTTCCGAAGGGCCGGCTGTTCGCCACGACACGCGACGAGCTGTTGGAGTGCGCCGCCCTGATTCGAGCCATGCGCAGCGGCATGCTGGATCGGATTGAAGTGCCGCCCGCGCCGCTGGACATCCTGGCGCAGCAGATCGTGGCGGCCTCCGCAGCCCAAACCTGGAGCGAAGACGAGCTGTTCACCCTCGTATGCCGGGCGGCACCGTACCAAAGCGTATCGCGTGGGACGTTCGATAAGATCGTCCGCATGCTGGCCGATGGGATCGCCACGAGCCGGGGAAGGGGCCTGGCTTATATCTATCACGACCGTGTCAATCATCGGATCAAAGGGCGTCGCGGTGCGCGTCTGGCCGCGATTACCTCGGGCGGGGCGATTCCGGACACGGCCAACTATGCCGTGGTGGCGGAACCTGATGGCACGGTCGTCGGGTCGGTGGATGAGGATTTCGCGGTCGAAAGTTTGGCCGGTGACGTCATGCTGCTCGGCAACACGTCTTGGCGTATCAAAGGCGTTGGCATGGGCACGGTGAGGGTGGAGGATGCCCATGGTGCCCCGCCGAACATCCCGTTCTGGCGCGGCGAAGCCCCGTCGAGGACCATGGAATTGTCGGCTGAAGTCTCGAGACTTCGGAATGATCTGGACGGGCTCTTAAATGCTCCCGATCGAGGCATCGGCAGCGAGGATGCGTACGGCAATGCCCGGTTGCTGTCACCGCTCGCCTGGTTGAAGACGGAGTGCGGCCTGGGGACACGGGCGGGACAACAGGCCGTCGAGTACCTCTTATCGGCCAAAGCCGTCCTCGGAACCGTTCCAACGCAGGAGACGATCATTGCGGAACGGTTTTTCGATGAAAGCGGCGGCATGCAGCTCGTCATCCATGCGCCGTTCGGCGGCAGGATCAATCGTGCCTGGGGACTGGCGCTCAGGAAGCGTTTCTGCGTGACCTTTGATTTTGAATT
This window harbors:
- a CDS encoding putative Ig domain-containing protein, with product MNITAHHRLFLLFITCTFGVGCSSGGGDGNGGSGGGSSLAVGTTAANFGVIGNTYTSTLTAVNGTAPFTWSITGGSLPAGLSLNPSTGVMTGMPAAAGNTTVTIRVVDSAGNSATGPLLVAVYTRTGRVSVDGNGAPGNGISSSPSLNADGSLVGFSSQSTNLVPGVNGAQVYVHNRQTGQMELISRDNGAAVVVQGNGASSAPVISANGQFVVFVSQATNLLGPGTPSISSGQQIYVRDRQNGVTTLVSVDNAAVPNPGNGLSSAPAISSDGRFVAFVSQATNLLSPGTSTIPSGQQVYVRDRQNGLTTLVSVENATISNPGNGVSSAPVISADGQFVAFASLASNLLPAGIPVGVNQQIYLRDRQGNQTSLVSVDNNSPPNAGNGVSHAPSINGDGTIIAFDSLATNLLAPGNPSITGQQVYIRNRSLNQTNLVSADNNVVALSGNGTSQSASVSSDGRYVAFASVSTNLLAPAVSSTSGQQVFVRDRQFSLTTMGSQDNSSTTSAGNAPSNSPAMNGNGGFVAFASQASNLVTVPPISQADLYVRAIP